From Impatiens glandulifera chromosome 7, dImpGla2.1, whole genome shotgun sequence:
aaGTTGGTTGACATagctaaataaataaacttatactCTAAATATAATAGTATGTTGACTTAActtaattacaatttttaattttgaaaataattataagcacaaaaaaatatagaattagTATTGAGGAGACTtgttcatttcatcatccatatATATGCCCTCTCGTCTTTTGAAAAGCAAAGTGATtgcttgttttaattttaaaataattaactaaaagtCCACTAATCATGTTATGCCCGTACCGTCTCTATCTCAATTTGTTATGCGTTTAAGCTACGgttgttttaattataatttaattattttattatatattatacgtGCTAGATATAATTAGATTGTTcgaaaatacttttttaatataacttttggataatttaaaatatttattgatagtaattttgagaatattaatttttgataaaaaaaaaatacttaaaatgtattaaggGTGGAAAAActaccgatattaaaggtatattaaaaatatcgtaccgtaatatatcgaaaatatcgacttttaaggtataccgaaaaaatgtAACGTATGATATCAATACcgtaattattggtacggtaaaggtatgagatttttaaaattttggtatatcgagatataccgaaatatcgaaatagtatttataagttaatatatatatataaatatatataatacttgtaaggaaataattaaatagatttgaaattaatttaattatagaaatataatttttgaataatatcaaaatataattatactgaaatgtTATTtcatatatgcaatctctaccatatcgatgagattgatttttttttaaaattaatatattttttaggtatcaaaggtataataccgatatcGTACCGAAAATAAGGAATAACGAAAATAAGGTAAGGCGAAAATAAGGTATACCGATATCGTAccgaaattaaataataatgttcaaattacTATTTCAATATTCAACTCTCAATACAATGCAAgtcattaattaaaactttcgcgtaacataacataaacaattCACAAAGCACCATCACATTCATCATCATTTATCTCGATCATAGTTTTCTCCCCCTTtcataacaattatttaattagagcttaaaatcttaaaaaaatatatttatattctaaatgatatacaatatttaatagTCATATTAGATATGGGTTACAGTTGGTCAAGAAATACATGGTCGGAGAAGAAAAGGACTCACTGGAGAAATCACTAGAGTAGTGTTGAGTGGAGAAGACGACGAGCGGAGAAGAGAACTACATGGAAGCGGCGGTGGCGACCGAAGTAACGTCGACTGgagaagagaaaatataagatgTATGCGGTGGTAGGTTTTGAGTGATTAGCGGCAGAATGACTAAATGTGGGTTTTAAGTTTTCAACCGTAGAAATGTatatatgtactagggttttagaataaataatatttataaaattaaaattaataaaacggtatatatatataatcgaatatttaatcgaatattagcgaataccgaatcgaatattttgattttgtattcgtattcatttattagtcgaatcgaatcgaatatttttattcaaattcgaatcacaaaattacgaatacgaataacaaaattcgaatacgaataccgaatcgaatcaaaagtatttgattcatttacaaccctaggtaaggtaaatgtatgaattttttttttaccgaaattaaggtatatcgaaacaaggtataccaaaatcaaTGTAAGGTAAAGATATTCATTTTTTTGCctaccgaaattttaggtaatgtaaggtatggataaaatattaaggtataccgtaccgatCCACCCCTAATTGATAtgcaatttaagaaaaaataaatagaaaaatgatggataaactttttttaatatatatattaaggttgATAGATTCAtgatgattaaataattaagatagTAAACTTGAATTTGGCGGAGAAAGCTTCAATCTAACCAGCAAGAGAAGACATACATCGAATGTAGTGATCATAAAGTGATAAATTATAGTTAATGTATAGACCTAGGAAGGTCAGCCACAACATAacctatttttttcaataatttaaaataatctccctttaaagtatttattttcTATAGAGTGCAAAGTGCACGTCTGTAATAaggtattaaattatttatggtCATTAAGATAAGTCAATATGCAATTAGCTTCATCTTTTTTAAGGTCAAAGGATGTTGAGTTTATTAGAATTGATTTGTACAAATGGAGGGTCTATTTATGaaacttattaattatacaTCATATTGCATATTAAGAACTCTTATTATAAGTATAAGATATTGAATGGTGggtacttattttatttaggtGAGGCATTAATAAGTGTCAATTTGCATTTAGATCCATCTTCTTTTATCAACAAGTTGAAATGTATTTAGGGAGTTCTTAAAATGATTAGTCGTATCTATTGCTTAACAAGAATTTTCGGTATTAATTTACTCGGTTTTGAGAGtagactaattaaaaaatttactcTAATTTGGAGAAATGGTGAAGACCTTACAAagaatattcataatatattagataaattTCATGTCAATCAAATACACTAATCTCTTcttttcatcatcatcctctTAATGAAAATGCAAAAGGatagatttatttaataaataatagaaaaaaaacttGAGGAGAGGATCAAAGACGAATAAATGAAATCTAAAATTGAGATTTTAGAAGCGAAGAATTGAATagtgaaaatgaatttttatgaGTTTgtatatacattttattaaattatatatttaatataatccTGTCATTCAAAAAGACAATTTGATGAGAGACTTAATTGTATCAAAGATATGAATATACTCATAGTTTTGATTTTTCTATTATAATGCCCTTAAAAGTAATGTTTAAATGGATAAATATTTGATACATGTTAATAACAAGTGACAATGACAAGAAAGCATagaaccaataaaaaaaatgaaataagttaAATCCgcttaaaaaagattaaaagtaaaagtaagaaaaaagcTCAACTAATCCTAAAAGACTATCAGAGTGCTACAAtcttacaatttatttattcatttataaaaaatatattataaattaataatattatacatCACCTTACATTTTAaggtttaaatttgaaaatatgtaatttgaaaattttcaatgtcaacattttataaatatattagtaaattttaatttattatgtatattttataaatattttgttttctataaaacaaataattatataaatttaatacatatttgttttctaaaaattaaaattaaaatattaatatatataattttatttaaatataaaacttaataaaaaaaatagtgtaaGTGAAAAGTTTATTGTTTAGTTTATTAAAATTCtagaatttttattaaaaacactaAAATAGAATAAAGATATAACTTTATGTATTCacatttaattatgaattttataataattattcaataatattaaaattaatatataatatgttttaaattttactttattgtttttaataattaaataaaataatttgttatatatatatttaaaattataaatcaaggtaaaaagaacattaattattaaggataatgtaatatttattttttatttgtacgatgcattttctatttaaaaaataaccacTTCaacatttatattgttttttgtATGAATCTTAAATTACAAATTCTAagtaattattagtttattattattattatatatatattataaataataatagagtatgaattttttatatatttataataaaactaaatagatcttattatagttaattttgttttagtttagtattaaaaatatatataattgtttattttcaaatttatatataattatataataaatttctataaaaatatataattttaaattttatttgctAAACAATAACTacatcatataaaaaaaatatcttaatccatatttatatatatttttttgttataattttaaattaatttgtttttagtaATATTAGTTTAGTATACCTATCAGGTAGTCTGtggaaataattttaaataaaaaatatgaacatatttaaatatattactaattatctttaattaaaaaaaaataagaattattaatttatatatatatatatattcgttaaaaaaataaatatatatatatattttaaattataacatagtctttattaaataaaaaaaataattatatgaattttatacagattaattttgaaaaataaataaattctattatattaaattttgtttttatattttaatttaaaaatcaagaaATATTAATGAGCCTAACTTTtctaatgaatataaaaaacaattatggaATAATTGGATGAACATTTAGGTGTTTTAGTAACATAAAAATAGAATTGGAATCAAgaggtttaattttaattattaaatttgatagatccttaaaattagaaattataactataattataatcaaatttaaaatatttttataatctaaattcttttttttttatatatagaaattgtatttcaaatatatatatatatatatataaatatatatatatatatattatattatattattagacaaaactattttattattttatcattacaacacaattaatatgtttatgatgctttttatttttaaattttaaatgtcaaattaatattttttttaattttataattaacttaaattataatatatatatatatatattaaatattttgttttttttaacttaaaaaaaatattttttaatttagtaagttaatctataaaatcttttttttacttaataaaaattgatcACAAAAATTCTTAATctctaatttattataataatttgtatcaaatcaatattttaataataaatatttaaattatttttattaaatttttataaatataagaattagaattaattaccatttataattttcaaatataaaaataacttgaAATTGAATCCGAAACTAGTGAATTATTAAAAAGTGTAAGcattagaaaattttcaatgatgatttaatataattattgagTATAAAGtgggaaaataaataaataaataataatattatatttatttaggaTGTTTTGGAATCTTGTTTCCTTCTACCTACAATCTAATCCAATAAATACGGACGAGTATCCCCATTCTAAAGCCCCCATCTTGTTCCTCCTCTATTCCTCCTCCATTGCTGATTGCCGAAGCTTTCAtcgagagaagagaagagaaaagaGATGATATCCAGGTCGGAAAAGATTAGATTGATCACAAGAGCAATTCTGTACATAATCGCCGTCACATTATACTGTATGTTCAGAGAAATCAAGCAAAAAGCCATAACTTTACTCCCCAATCTCCGTCTCTTCAAGCACACCGCCGATGAACTCTTCTCATCAACCACCGCCTCCTACGAATATCCAATCAACACCATCACCACTCACAGTCACATCTTCATGGTCGACGGTTATCCTTCTCTCTCTCCAATCCCAAACCACATCGTAACCGCTGCCATCAAGCTCACTCTGCCCATCATCCGCTACGCCGATTTTCTTCACCCGGAATCTAATCAGGATACAACAACTAATGGATGTGTGGTGTGCTGGGAATGCGTACAACAGAGTGATGAAATTAGGGATCTGCCTAATTGTAGACATGTGTTTCACAGAGATTGTCTAGATCGGTGGGTGGATGAAGCACAAGTTACATGTCCGCTCTGTAGATCTATGCTTCTTCCTCCCTTAACCAATCCTTGGGCGGTGGTCAGAGAATCTAACTCGGCTTTGCagcaagaacaagaacaagatcAACAACAGATTATTtctcaatattaattaattaggtaggtTCATCTCTTCAGATCTATTGCCCCGATTGATTGTACATCCTTATATAATTGGAGTCTTGGTTTGAgattattctttttcttattatgATCTTCGATCTGATTACTTAATTCAGTATATGATAactgattgaagaagaagatgaagaagaatcaaattCAGTACATATAAGACTCCATTAGTATTTCTTCACCAATTGTTGTCTTTAGTAGTAGCAgttatcatcatcttcttctttcttgttcTGGTTTTGATTAATTAGGGTTTTCAATCTTCAACTACTTCTTGGGATCTATCATCTATGAAGTTGTGTGTACTGAAGCCtgtccaaaaaaaaaaaaaaaaatcatctttttcataatttttttttaacatttttcaatttaattcattattaatttatataattattaaaaaatatatatataacttaccTTTATTCcatttttatccaaaattttattctttattgtTTTAGCCAATTTTTTAGCCTACCCCACTTCAGTATTGGATCTATTTCTAATGGAGAGGAATTCATATTGTTGACGGTTTAATCGGGGTTAAActgtattattaaatatatatatatatatatatatatatatatatatatataatttttccttttgttcatcaaattaattaaaaaatagaagtataatagttattataataaattataattttaaaaataatatagcgAAAAGAAGGCTAAATTTATTTCTCCGCACTTGTagaattgtatatattttttttctcttccgtaaataaacataaactttaaagaattgaaattaaatttcataaaattgatataaaatataattcaattattatgttttgaaaattgatagaattataatttaattttaatttttatgtttgaaagcataaaataaaaataatttaaatctatactatttatattataaagataTTTGTTAAACCAAAACTTATTAAGATAACTAAGTATAATGAGCTTTTGTTTATAGATTGATTCtcatgaaaaaattaaaatcgattggatatgttaatttattaagGTTCTGCatattaactttataaataaaaataaaataaaatatcggttgatattttttaaatttctaaattaaaaaaattatcgatttaacattttaaacagtgttataaataataaaataataatatacttttatttaaaaaatatagaaaaaattttgaaattataatttccaactaaaaaatgaaattagtaattataaaaatacactaattaaatttaattcttaatcttaaatatttactacataagaattgaaattaaacCTACAATTCCATAAATccattaatttttgaataattcaaattatgaaatataagaattaaattaaattaaattatgttttgctaaatttaaaattagaatatttgaataatcaaattGGTGATGTTGTTTTCGTGCTTCGCTCAGCCTAACCAAACGACAAGTCTATTTTGGATCTGGGCCGTCTGATAACATCACGTGGCTGCTACCTATGAATTATGATTCTTTTatgtaaataatgtttttatttacatGTTCCACTTCACCTACTACACCAACAAaagtgtaataatatttaaaattgaatttaggTCATACAAATTGAACCGAAAATCGATCCAGATCAAACTGAAATGATTGCGGTGAAAATCGTTAAGTCGAGCACAAGTTTAACCTATCGATAGATCTAGTTTGTTTATAACTGAGAGTTGATacttaaatttttatcttattagtcaagtttttaattgttttttcataaaattaaaaaacttttataCTAAActgatttatatttaatttattattttaattgttgtttaaaaaaataagtatatttatattatttaatactaattttaaacaaatgaatAACACAAATCAAATAGCTAGactgaaaaatatattgaaatttgatcaaacatacTTGAATTGAATGATTTGGTTGttcatttcagtttttataaatttttttatttcatcactTATTTTATATGAGATGACAAGTCTTACTTTGATCTgattataattttacaatatatttgatataatttaatatagCAGTTGAAATTGCTTTTTAAGATAGTAATGTAATTAAGTTGTTCAACCTACCTGTATAAacaattgaaaagaaaaataagaaatcaGTCTCTAAGgtcatttttatgaaaaaaaaaattaatttaaaaaaaatatcagtaaCAGTTCAACAGTAACAGTAATTAGTTGTCTAAAGTAGTTGATAGCAACTTCACTTGAGAGTAAagtaaaaatacttttttagaattttcattgctttttttcatttataatttattattcgtTATTAAATTCATCTTCGAcccaaaatatcattttttaactcaaaaaacattcttaaatattaattttacactaatcttttaacttttttttaatactatctgtatatttattaattttataaattgaattttaataatttttcattcatttataaaaaaaatataataaaattaattataaattaatcattcaCAAACatcataaaacaaattaaacattattaaataaatacaaattacaCCATACGAgtagaaaaaattaaatcaaaataaacattattaaaattattttttatttttaacttttgataatgttttcattattataaatgtatgatatataaaagaataataataaaaaaaattatagattaaaaaaaaaattaaatatataaataaattatataataaattaaaagtataaattaacttatattaatagttagaagactaattttttttttaaaaaaaatttgggtAATTTGAAACGTAACCATGCAAATTTGCTTTTGGAAGAGTGAATGTTGTAAACCCATTTTGAATTTTGGTTTAAGAGTGCGATGAACCATTGGAGTAGGAAAACTCATTTTGAGTTTTTGTTTAGGTCTAGTCGGAGATGATTTAAATCATCAAATTTAACTCACTAATATAGtttaagtgaaaaaaaataaaatttataaaatattatagatgAGAGAATTTGCTTTACCCTTAAATGTGTAAAGGTCCAcgtttatatttttgaaagatgGCTTAGCCTTTGGCATATCTAATGGGACAACAAATCCTCCCAATTAAATATTATCCATTTGTTTTCACTTGTGGTAGTTTGGACTAACTTTCAACCTTATACAAAAAAATTTATCtaatattactatttaaattctaaaatgcCTCAAAACTTATTTGTTGTTCTTAtcctttatttaaataaataaataggtgATATAGAAACAATATATAGTTTGTATATtacctatttattatttaaaaattagaacaATATACAGACCTGTATTAATATAATACAGTTACATAAATATACTAAAGAAATGAGTATTATTTTCTCTATAATTACTTTTGTTAAAAGGAATTTTCTTCTTAAAAAAGTAGGGAACTtccaaaaattcattttaaattgcTTCTCCACGATTTCAAGGTGGTCTGCCATGCACTCAATAACTCTCATCATCTTTTCTAGATGCTTCTTCTAGAAGCTAACCTGTtcttctgtataaatatttatttattttattttctgcacatttattctttttatatattattcttttatctCAATCCTGATTCTTATCTATATTAATTCTACTTACTTCTTCTCTTTCATTTTCATACTTTAATCCTCaccatcaaaatatttttaacaatatcaatttcactatttatttatttatttttaattagaatatatatatttaaggaaACTACCACTATCTACCTAATATCTTTTTCCTCaacttttaaaaagttatagtaaaaatcaaaactataatttttattgttttaagctaagacttttttttatatatattttaattatgactccttaatttcaatttaataatgcAAATTATTACAACTAATTAAGGGCTTATTCGATGAATGAATTATCGAGataaaactcagtttttatttcaaaactgaaatatCACATCAACCATCTAgtcaattaattttatcatttaaatactaaaattacactttaattaaatttaatattattttttaagaattatcttaaatacaaattaaaaccCAATATAAATCCAACTATAACCTACCATATTAtctaataacatttaaattttatataattcaaataataaataattattctataaaataaagttaatataacaaatattaattaatttataaatatttctcatctaaattaaatatttttaaaaaatttattcaatttttttttatataaactaactctaaaaaattattctaaataaatatattaattaatttaagttaaaaaaaatttcagtttaataaaataaaataaaaatattataatgtaatttaaaaaaaatattataatcactAACAATATATAAACACATCTACCATCAAAACTATATTTGTATTACATGACgtttcaaattaagaaaataattaaaataaaattttagataacacatataaaattatcatttattcatGTCTAATATAATCGTACACATTTTTAGAGAGCTTATCTCGAAATTTAGTTCAAGTAATAAGAGTATTGTCtaatagattaaatattttaagtttaattatcacTAAAACAcgttaaattaaaaacaagatAGTGTAaagtgttaattttttaaaaataaaatttaaaaataatttaagataaaagtGAGTATTCATATCActtgaaaaaacacaaaacatttaggaaaaagtttatatttggagaattataaattaattttaaactgtATTTAATATTAACCAAAgctacaaattaaaaattaattaacagcTAATAGTTTTAGTTGATGAGACAAGTTCTAAGTGTGTTATGTACAAATTTGcagtatattattaataaactgTTGCCATCTGATTTGGAAAGTATATTCCTCATAAGATTACCAGATTGATAATTATAGAGAAAGTTGAATGGAAAGAAGGGAGAAGAAAGGATTGAAAACTgaagaaattaaataatgaaatgatCTGGGTTATTTGCTTATCTGGAATATTGGGTTATAGGGAGGGAAAAGTTCAAATGGATAAGATTTTGGATAAGTAAAGTAGAGGAGAAAGTGAGAACCGAGAAGAGAAGGgtaaaattgaaaagaaaatttaaaaatttaaacattgggTGTTTTCCGAATTTGGTCAAACaggagttatttaaaaaataaccatttcattaaacaagctcttagataCTATGCTACATGCTAAATGCTAAATGCTTCAATCTAAccacttaataaaaaaaatgtcaaaatccAGTTAAGGTTGCACTAAAGTCAACAAGGGTTTAAGACCATGGGAGAAATCAAATTCAACTAATGGATATGTTGCCTACCATAGTCCATGACACAATTTGGAGAAGgggttttttcttttgttttggaaaataaaattttatatatcaattatgGTGATTGCGATTTAGATTAGTtcaatatttttagataattaaaacTCAGGTTCTTTTACTTGTGTTATTCAACCTCATATTTGTGAAATTGAGTGTTTCAAATATTGTCCTTTTGATTTGACTTAGGAGTCTTTCTCCGGGATTTAGAGATTTGGGCTCATTCTCCTTCCTTTTCCACGAGGTTTGTTCGAAAGTTGTTGCCGTATTGGTCGTCATGGTTTTCATGAAACTCGGTTGAAAATTGGTTCCACCACGAGTTACTACAATATTTGTTGCAATATTGACTTAGGTAGTCGTTTTCGACTATTCTTTTACCCACCATTTCGAAACCTTGCTCGAGAGGGCTTTATACTTCTTCTTAGGCCACTAGTTGATCATATTGACTTCTAGCTCAACATCGTGGATTAGATCCAGCAATGCATCAATGTCGAGCATCACTTCATCGATTGTGATTACGTTGACTTGATGATCCGGCAAAGAATTCTTTGCTATTTCTGGCTTGGAGATAATGTTTTGATCGATTAAGTCTTGAAAGAGATGCTTGATGGCGCTACAGATATCAGTAGTATCTCCTTTAATTTGGTGATAATCACACCAAGCACCTTCATATTTCCCAAGAATGGCTTGTCTGTTCTTAGGGTAAGAAGTTTGATTAACTTCTTCTTTTGAAGAATTTCCTTGACCTGACTCAAAGGAATATCTAGATCTCAAAGACTCTAAGTAGTCGGGGCACCTTTAGAGGCTTGTTAGGGCTCGTCTTTGAAGGAGGACGTTCCTGCCAAGCGGTTGTCACCTAGTGTACTTTAGTCTTCTCCTTCTTCGGGAATCGACTCGGAAGTTGATAAACTTTAACTCCTTTTCCCTCCTTCATTTCTTTCTCGACTGTGTTATCGAGATAATTGCCTATTTTTAACAACTTTTTCATGTTCTGGAAGGTCTTGACTACGAATCCTACAAAATATCGACCATTGACACTTTTCAGAATCATGTCGATCTATTGTTGTTCACTTGGGAGGGAATCAATTTCTTCAGCTATGGATTTTCATCTTTCTATGAAGATTGAGAATTTCTCATTTCCCTTTGCTTTATATCTTTAAGACTCTTTTCTGGTCGTTCTAGATTAAGGTGAACGTTAAAGTATTCTATGAACACTACAACTAGTTCCTCGATGGTTTACAAATATGTTACCTTTTGCCGGTGATACCAACGTAGAGTGGCTTCATCGATGTATTGGGGAAATAGATGGAGAATCATTGGTTCTCCAAGTCGCAACGAAGTCATTGCAGATGTGTACATCTTAAAGAAGACAAACATATCGTTTTTGCCAATATATTTGGATATGGAGGgtaatttattacatattagAATGACTGCTCTTTCGACTGTTTTCATGGCATCTTTACAGTCACAATGTTCGTCGATGTTTTTGCCCTTAGTAATTTTATCAAGTTGGGCTTGCATTTCATCCCACATTGCCTAAACTTTAGTCATATAACGCTCATATGCAGTAGAGGGTGGCTGATCTACCACTAAAATAGGTTTTCCCTATGGTCCCATGGGGTTGAGTTCATCCTCGTGAGTTCCATGTTGAGCATGTGTGAAGTGGTCGAAATCTTCTTCTGAGTCTTCGTAGTAGGAGACTTCTTCTTGAGTTCGAGGACTAGTAGGGTTGTGATTGATAGGGGTGAACATGACTGGAATAGGATGGGTAGGAATACAGGAGCAAAATAGTATGTTTTGGGATGTGGACgatattttctaattaactaaAGAACTCGTGATTAACGTGAGTTGTTCCATCACATTCTAAAGAATTGccttcatttccttgaatttagTCATGAAGACTGTTTCATATGTTGTTGTTTCCTCAACCATTTCGTAGTAGATAAAGCATCCGGTTTTCAGATTTCTTTTCCTCGAGGCCGTAACGACTATTTGCAGTCGTGGAATAAGACTGAAGAATAAGAGATGAGGATTTGCATTTGTATCGTATTGTGTAATGCAATGCAATGCATATGAATGTAGATGAACCCTAGAGCTTGAACATCTCTTTCtgatcttatattttaaaaacatacgagttattatacaaaatactaacttaatttattaCACATGTGTTTCTCTTATTTACATTTACTGGGAGATTTTGATTGAGAAAAGTGACAATAAAGACAGTAGGTTTTAAATCCTATTATAGCCTGTTTCTACACTTGAGTTCTCCTCCTCTTCATTTTTCCTGGCCCGCTCATACTCCTCGATGATATCCATCAGGTAATTATTTATATCCTTTGGGATTCCCATCTTCGATGCGTTGTGCCATTTCTCTAGATAGCGAGTGTAAGCCTTGTGGTTGATTGGCCTATCTATGGCGAAGATATTTCCTGCATAAAGAGGCATGAAGTCacaactaaattgtttgaaaagaTCATGGGTGGAGTAAGAAGTGACCCATTCCAAACCCATGAGTGTGATCATTGATTCGTCGTCCAACATGCATGTC
This genomic window contains:
- the LOC124910325 gene encoding RING-H2 finger protein ATL70-like: MISRSEKIRLITRAILYIIAVTLYCMFREIKQKAITLLPNLRLFKHTADELFSSTTASYEYPINTITTHSHIFMVDGYPSLSPIPNHIVTAAIKLTLPIIRYADFLHPESNQDTTTNGCVVCWECVQQSDEIRDLPNCRHVFHRDCLDRWVDEAQVTCPLCRSMLLPPLTNPWAVVRESNSALQQEQEQDQQQIISQY